The Epinephelus lanceolatus isolate andai-2023 chromosome 12, ASM4190304v1, whole genome shotgun sequence genome segment TTGTGTTGTGTCACTCTGGTAAACAAcaatgtgtctctgtctgtttcttcaTCAGATGGAGTGGAAAGCTTCTCTCAGTTCCTCAGGACAGAGTTCAGCGAGGAAAACATTGAATTCTGGTTGGCCTGTGAAGAATACAAGAACATTGATTCTGAGACAAAGCTGCTGTCCAAAGCCAAATATATTTATACGGTGTATATTGAATCGGAGGCCCCTAAAGAGGTACGGAGTggcatgtttatttttcataaaCTGCACAGATGTAGCACTGCATAATGGGCTATAAAATGGAGCTGTGAGGACTCAACCTCTGCGGTTTAACATTTTCCttggctttttgtttttttgtcactgaGTGCTGTTGGAGGTTTGAAATATTTATgtcactgtataaaaataacagTGGGCGAATTCTTAAGCACTGCATAGTCATGAGCCTGCAGCAGGTTGACCTTTGTGAACAATCGTTAGGAGCAGCAGCTCGCTGAGGTCATGCATCTAGTGCATGCACCGCTGCGAAGCAGTTCGGGTTATTTCTGTGCAAGAGTCGCACATTCAAAGGTTTCCATTCCCCTTGCAAGGATGATGCGACCACCAACCGATATGCTTTCATGGCCCGCAGCAGATCTGACTCTGACCGTTAAGAGTTTAGCGTCTGGTTTGAGGTTTTTGACATTCCTCTGCAGAGCTGGAGAGCGTGTCACCCACACACTTTCAGTCTAAGATGAATGTCTGTGTAAATATGGGGCATGCTGCACTAACATGAAAGCGTGTACCAGCTCGAGTGATTTGCAGAGAGATCCAAATGTAAATGAATGTAACCTTCAATATTGATGCTGGGGAGCCGCAGTTTGACACACATGAATATTTTTCAGAGCTGTGCTACTGTTGATTATCTTTATTGCTGTGTAAGAAGCTTCGGCGCTCTTAATCTTTTAAAGAAAAACTCCGAAAGACAATTCACAGCCAGTAACTCCCATAACTACCATTGTCCTAATTAgtatttttaaacaaacaactcATTCACAAAAGCCTGCGCCAGATAATTAACATCCATATCCATGATGATATCCAGGGAGCTGATTTGTATCAGTGATTGATTATATGAGCTATAAACTCAAATTAGCTGTAGGTCACTTGGTGCCAACAAAACAGAATGTCTCCTTATCAGGTCTCAGTCTTATCTATCACCAGAAAAAACAGGGCCATAAATAACACAGATGTTGGCTCTGGTTCAGATGATTCcacctttaaaaagaaaaacatcaaatcCAAGAATGTCACGTTGATACTTGTCTCAAGAGAACAAGCACTGAAAAGCATCCTGACAATCTCAAATAAATGAAGTATGCAGTAATGAAATATGAAACTTCATTCTGGATGCCGTGTGTGTGTAATCTttgaaaacatgcaaatgttgaTTTTCCCCATTTCAAGTACTTAACACTGCTCTCACTGTGAACCTCGGGGTTTCCCCCTTTCTTCTTGTCACCATTTGATGTGTTGTCAACAAATCTACTCAGGCCCATGTGCAACACATGGTCTGTTATTGTGCTGTTCTAATCTTTGTTCAAGCACAAACCAAAAAACCTAAATCATGGATTCAgatctaaaacaaaacaaaacacatcctCGTACTTACAGGAAGCCATAGGTTGTTTTGCCATGACTGTTGGAGAGCAGCAGCCACAGGCACATGAACTGCTGTCACAGTTTTTAACACGTGGTTAACATTGTGAAATGGTTTAGgcaagtggttcccaactggtgggttgcggtccaaaagtgggtcatgggtccattctgaatggaccgcaagtgactcgcaaacatgttgaatttgtacaaacacactttttttttttaagtacagtgaattaacagtacaaagcttttattttgaaggcaacaaaactacttggttaggtttcgATAATCAATCACGGTGTGAGTTAAAGTAGGTACGTTTGTTTGGTCATTTAAGTGGGGTATGGAAGTTACCTTGTACGTAATGTTACTTAAAGTGCAGGTCGACCTACATTCTTTCCCATGTTTTTCAGATGAAAACTCAGCCTTCATTAGATAGCAATGATTTAGGTAACAGCTCTgacaacactcacacacacacacacatacacaaacacacgctgACAAGTGCTAGCCTGGACAATTTGAGCTTTGAGGTGGAACATGGTGCTATTAAAATTATAATTACTGTTTccgtcaaaggagtctggtggctgtggATGGCAGCAGCAGTAAAACGTATTTCAAACTCCTAATTTATGGagcacctaaaaaaaaaaaaatcaatagtttcctgggtgaaagtcctgtgtttgttggacccaccccGACCTTGTCCCAGACTTTGTTGCGCCTTATACTACATTACCTGAATTCCTCCTTTGCTACAGTCATAATTACTACGGCCAATAGGGGACGCTGCCTAACAATAAACGTAAATATGGGTTGTAATAAGCTGCTTGCACAAACATGTGCAGCCATTTTCATTGTGAGGGCTGGCATTCCTTAAGTCTAGATTTCCTGTATGCAGTCGATGTGCCACATTATTATCCTGCATGATTTTCATTGTATTATAATTTCCTCTCACTCAGGTCAACATTGACTACAACACCAAGATGGCTATTCAGAAGGTCATAGCACATCCCACAAAGACCTGTTTTGAAGCGGCCCAGATGAAAGTCTACAGCCTGATGAAAAAGGACTCCTACCCCAGGTTCCTCCACTCTGACATTTATATGCGTCTCACCAGGAGGAAAGGCCCGGGGGCAACTATGTTTCGCAGAAGGTCACGCTCCTGTGTGTTCAACGACAGGGGCGAGGCCACCAACGAACCTTCGGCCTGGTAGTGGTAACTGCAAAGTCGCTCACTCTGTGAATGATGATATTATTACACAGGAGATGATCCATGATTAGCAGCACAGTTGTTGAAACTTGATGTTTGGTGCAGAGGCTTATTATCCACAGGTTTGCTTCTGCAGTGAGTGTTATTTTTTATAACcactgatgtcacagtggaTCATGTCACTCACATATTGTCATGGCAGCTTGCCAGTGGTGAACAATTcaaagaaatagtttgacattttgggaaacaggctcatttgctttcttgctgagagttcaATTCGAAGATtgacaccactctcatgtttgtaGATAAATGCAGCTTTGGTCaactggttagcttagcttagcataaagactggaaacagagggaaacagctagcctggctctgtgcaATGATAAAAGACAATACAAATCTCCCTATCAACACTTCTAAAGATAGCtaattaacattttatatcatttttgttctgtgtaaaaacCTACgagtgaaaaaacaaacactgctgtgttttagAGGATTGTGTATTGTTATTTGGGGGATGAAGGATTCCTGTACTGTGTGCAGTAACTTCCTGGGGCCTTGTCGTCAGTGTGAACGGAGACTTCAGGAAGTCACTGTTTAAATAAAGAGCAGTGGTGGGCAGGTTACGCTTAATATTAACCATAGACATGAGAGTGCTATCAGTATCATCTTCTTCTCCTCGCCTTGGCAATAAACTGaacaagcatatttcccaaGATGTCAAACTGTAAGTACTATACTACACAGCTGGATAACAGCTGACACCTTTACCCTTTCAGCTATATCAACAAGTTAAGAAATGTTATGGGGCCACTACATCAGAGGCACGTGGTCATCTGAAAATAACAGACATCCTCTGGCCAATCAGAACTGAGCATTCTCCGTGGCCATGGTGTAAAACCAGAGTATTCACTTTGCACTTATGGACCAATCCATTCATTCTCTTTCTCGGAGGCAAAGCGCAAATCTTGAAGCCGAACTTGAACAAAAGTGGAACAgctaagccccgtttccaccaaacacttttggtacgGTACCTTTGGGACcgaaagtaacccttcagacatggtacctagacccttgcGTTTCccccacaaacagtactcttaaatgtgggcggggttgttgtcactcgctgctccgtccagcactggctgtatttcctcctttatcagtctgcaccttgtttgtcgtccacagaacgaggctgcccgctgacattttcagaacaaaatagttatagattatagttatagttaactaatgtatgtaaaactctccacagtatgaacagtggttacatgagcctcaaaaccagccacaactcagtcctgagcagagtgaccgtcctctattgaccaatcaacagactgcagtgttcacagctccaccttttagtaccagatctgtgtgctaggtaccccaacagaggggggaccaaaaatggggacgatACAGATCaattccattggtaccatccacaacttttcacagtggaaacggaaaacgAGTGCACCAAACTGAACCATACCGTAcagctcggtggaaacggggctttagagACTGAATCTGAACTGCAGTGCCTCCACATGATGCTGTCAGTATCCAGCCAGCTGCACAGCCAGCCACGCTGAGGCCACTCTCCCGACCTCAGACACAGTACACTTCAGTTGCTTTGTCTTCCGATCCAGCAGTAGCACCTTAAACAACCTTAAT includes the following:
- the rgs18 gene encoding regulator of G-protein signaling 18, with amino-acid sequence METLLFLFPQFNYMAPKEEAYFKMLGPEDLHAPKMKDDTSRQKDKERKSRLSLFLTKSGSHENVSPHKKTNTTPSNITAEAALQWSDSFEELLKHSDGVESFSQFLRTEFSEENIEFWLACEEYKNIDSETKLLSKAKYIYTVYIESEAPKEVNIDYNTKMAIQKVIAHPTKTCFEAAQMKVYSLMKKDSYPRFLHSDIYMRLTRRKGPGATMFRRRSRSCVFNDRGEATNEPSAW